One Campylobacter concisus DNA window includes the following coding sequences:
- the phsA gene encoding thiosulfate reductase PhsA codes for MSLNRREFLKFSAGVSAAASSLSGGALQGAANEGEKHVHSFCEMCSSRCPIEAKVVDGKVRFLSGNPKAGGTATSLCARGGSGLSQLYDENRIKKPLIRAGERGENKWREVSWDEALDYVASKMLDIKQKYGPESFVFTCKSSQTHKLMVNFASAYGSPNCFSHFSCCPITYQMVCEQMYGIAKLKRDFANAKYVVNFGHNLFEGIVIADAKKLAKFAASKDTKLLVLEPRFSVVAAKADEWLPVKPGTDLAFVLALINTWIQNGTYDKEFIEKFTTGFDEIVKSVEGKTPEWQETITGIKASDVRRIADEIYKAAPRVIFDFGHKTTTTRAEYMRTKAIMVANAMMGNWEVKGGLFGGKNAKTFNKLVGEDKFPVLKNPDDKFKVPKVTRLDFAGEAGAHKFVNRKHGVLMDIDNAILNEKPYAIKGWFNIRFNHLINVAETMKSIEAMKKLELIVVSDVYPNDMATFADVILPESSYLERDEGIEDKSGLKPAYMIRNKVVDPVGDTKDGAFIFRELARRMKIDELYTWNDIREFRMQQAGGDVNLLAALEKDGFITWDEPGILFREKGMIDKFVAKYPAAAKFVGENGLMDDMAKLKTKSGKIELFLPDVEAQFAGYGALNDKDMDTFDGHELCLTCGKTPIHTNGHTQAVPFLNDLMSDSPIWINPNTAKKQNLRDGDTVLVKNKFGEQKGKLMVTEGIREDTLFIYHGFGHITPGLKSIDHVGLNTSVLLDPAEGPVAATMVTNVGVSISKA; via the coding sequence TAAAATTCAGTGCAGGAGTTAGCGCAGCTGCATCATCTCTATCAGGTGGTGCTTTGCAAGGTGCTGCAAATGAAGGCGAAAAGCACGTTCATAGCTTTTGTGAGATGTGCTCTTCAAGGTGTCCTATCGAGGCAAAAGTCGTTGATGGCAAAGTTCGCTTTTTAAGTGGCAATCCAAAAGCTGGCGGCACGGCAACCTCTCTTTGTGCAAGAGGCGGCTCAGGACTTAGCCAGCTCTATGATGAAAATAGGATCAAAAAGCCATTAATCAGAGCTGGCGAGAGAGGCGAAAATAAATGGCGTGAGGTTAGCTGGGACGAGGCGCTTGACTATGTCGCTTCAAAGATGCTTGATATCAAGCAAAAGTATGGTCCTGAAAGCTTTGTATTTACCTGTAAAAGCTCGCAAACGCACAAGCTAATGGTAAATTTCGCCTCAGCTTATGGCTCTCCAAACTGCTTTTCGCACTTTTCATGCTGTCCGATCACCTACCAAATGGTCTGCGAGCAGATGTATGGCATCGCTAAGCTAAAAAGAGACTTTGCAAATGCAAAATACGTTGTAAATTTTGGTCACAACCTCTTTGAGGGCATCGTCATAGCTGATGCCAAAAAGCTTGCTAAATTTGCAGCTAGCAAGGACACAAAGCTACTTGTGCTTGAGCCAAGATTTAGCGTTGTAGCTGCAAAAGCTGATGAGTGGCTACCAGTTAAACCTGGCACTGATCTAGCATTTGTGCTAGCACTCATCAACACTTGGATACAAAATGGCACTTACGATAAAGAATTTATTGAGAAATTTACAACTGGCTTTGATGAGATTGTTAAAAGCGTAGAGGGCAAAACGCCTGAATGGCAAGAGACAATCACTGGCATAAAAGCAAGTGATGTTAGACGCATCGCTGATGAAATTTATAAAGCTGCTCCAAGAGTTATTTTTGATTTTGGGCATAAGACAACTACCACAAGAGCTGAATACATGAGGACAAAAGCCATCATGGTTGCAAATGCGATGATGGGCAACTGGGAGGTTAAGGGCGGTCTTTTTGGTGGCAAAAACGCAAAGACCTTTAACAAACTAGTAGGCGAGGATAAATTCCCAGTTCTTAAAAACCCAGATGATAAATTTAAAGTGCCAAAAGTTACCAGACTAGACTTCGCTGGCGAGGCTGGAGCGCATAAATTTGTAAACAGAAAACATGGCGTTTTGATGGATATAGATAACGCTATCTTAAACGAGAAGCCATACGCCATAAAAGGTTGGTTTAACATCCGCTTTAACCACCTCATAAACGTAGCTGAGACGATGAAGAGCATAGAGGCGATGAAGAAGCTTGAGCTCATCGTAGTGAGCGATGTCTATCCAAACGATATGGCGACCTTTGCTGATGTCATTTTGCCTGAGAGCAGTTACCTAGAGCGTGACGAGGGCATAGAGGACAAGTCAGGTCTAAAACCAGCTTATATGATAAGAAATAAAGTCGTTGATCCAGTTGGCGACACGAAGGACGGGGCGTTTATCTTTAGAGAGCTAGCACGCCGCATGAAGATAGATGAGCTTTACACTTGGAACGACATACGTGAGTTTAGGATGCAGCAAGCTGGCGGAGATGTAAATTTACTTGCCGCACTAGAAAAAGATGGCTTTATCACGTGGGATGAGCCGGGAATTTTGTTTAGAGAAAAAGGCATGATCGATAAATTTGTCGCTAAATATCCAGCAGCTGCTAAATTTGTAGGAGAAAATGGCTTGATGGACGATATGGCTAAGCTTAAAACAAAAAGCGGCAAGATAGAGCTATTTTTACCTGATGTCGAGGCGCAGTTTGCAGGATATGGCGCGCTAAATGATAAAGATATGGACACATTTGACGGACACGAGCTTTGCCTAACATGCGGCAAAACGCCTATTCATACCAACGGTCACACTCAGGCAGTTCCATTTTTAAATGACCTCATGAGCGATAGCCCTATCTGGATCAATCCAAACACCGCTAAAAAGCAAAATTTACGTGACGGCGACACAGTCTTAGTGAAGAATAAATTTGGCGAGCAAAAGGGCAAGCTTATGGTGACTGAGGGCATTAGAGAAGATACGCTCTTTATCTATCACGGCTTTGGACACATCACGCCAGGCCTTAAGAGCATAGATCACGTAGGGCTTAACACAAGCGTGCTTCTTGATCCAGCTGAGGGGCCAGTGGCTGCGACTATGGTTACAAATGTTGGCGTTAGCATAAGTAAAGCGTAA
- the ruvB gene encoding Holliday junction branch migration DNA helicase RuvB — protein sequence MDRIVEIEKVSFENDFEVSLRPSKFEDYIGQEKIKQNLDVFIKAAKKRNECLDHVLFYGPPGLGKTTLAHIIANEMGVSIKMTAAPMIEKSGDLAAILTNLQEGDVLFIDEIHRLSPAIEEVLYPAMEDFRLDIIIGSGPAAQTIKIDLPKFTLIGATTRAGMISAPLRDRFGMDFRLQFYTSSELSRIVQIASAKLGKECDKNASLEIAKRSRATPRIALRLLKRIRDFAEVNDEQIISHERAKEGLNALGVNSLGFDEMDIRYLEILMQARRRPMGLSTIAAALSEDEGTVEDVIEPYLLANGFIERTAKGRIASAKCFETFNVKIDIEKGLFE from the coding sequence TTGGATAGAATCGTTGAAATCGAAAAAGTAAGCTTTGAAAATGACTTTGAAGTCTCTCTTAGACCTAGCAAATTTGAAGACTACATCGGTCAAGAAAAGATAAAACAAAATTTAGACGTCTTTATAAAAGCAGCCAAAAAGCGAAACGAGTGCCTAGATCACGTGCTATTTTACGGCCCTCCAGGACTTGGTAAGACGACCTTAGCTCACATCATCGCAAACGAAATGGGCGTAAGTATCAAAATGACCGCGGCTCCCATGATAGAAAAGAGTGGCGACCTTGCGGCGATCCTTACAAATTTACAAGAGGGCGACGTGCTTTTTATCGACGAGATACACCGCCTAAGCCCAGCTATCGAAGAAGTCCTTTACCCTGCGATGGAGGACTTTAGGCTAGATATCATCATAGGCTCAGGGCCAGCTGCTCAGACTATCAAGATAGACCTGCCAAAATTTACGCTAATAGGTGCAACGACGCGTGCTGGCATGATCTCAGCGCCTTTAAGGGACCGCTTTGGGATGGACTTTAGACTGCAGTTTTACACAAGTAGCGAGCTAAGCCGTATCGTGCAGATAGCCTCAGCTAAGCTTGGCAAAGAGTGCGACAAAAACGCCTCGCTCGAGATCGCCAAACGCTCACGTGCCACGCCTAGGATCGCTCTTAGACTATTAAAGCGAATTCGCGACTTTGCTGAGGTAAATGACGAGCAAATCATCAGCCATGAGCGCGCAAAAGAGGGACTTAACGCACTTGGTGTAAATTCACTTGGATTTGATGAGATGGATATTAGGTATTTAGAAATTTTGATGCAAGCAAGGCGCCGTCCTATGGGTCTTAGCACGATCGCAGCGGCTCTTAGCGAGGACGAGGGCACGGTTGAGGACGTCATCGAGCCATATCTGCTTGCAAATGGCTTTATTGAGCGCACCGCAAAGGGCAGGATCGCAAGTGCGAAGTGTTTTGAGACCTTTAATGTCAAGATCGACATCGAAAAAGGGCTTTTTGAGTAG
- a CDS encoding 4Fe-4S dicluster domain-containing protein produces the protein MKKYMMIHDENLCIGCQGCSVACRSANNVPRGLYRLQVHAKMSGTFPNLKTDFLRQSCVMCEDAPCVEVCPTGASFKTADGVTLLDHRICVSCKYCILACPYDARYVLPDGEIGKCTFCYESRLEEGKEPACVSVCPTNALTFGDVNDENSKISKKLKESKYYLPKAELNTKPSLAMIANTKGAHHE, from the coding sequence ATGAAAAAATATATGATGATACATGATGAAAATTTATGCATCGGCTGTCAAGGCTGCTCGGTAGCTTGCAGAAGTGCAAATAACGTGCCAAGGGGACTTTACCGCTTGCAGGTGCATGCAAAGATGAGTGGGACATTTCCAAATTTAAAAACTGACTTTTTACGTCAAAGCTGTGTTATGTGCGAAGATGCACCTTGTGTTGAGGTTTGCCCAACTGGTGCTAGCTTTAAAACTGCTGATGGCGTGACGCTGCTTGATCATAGAATTTGCGTTAGCTGTAAGTACTGCATCCTGGCCTGTCCATACGACGCTCGCTACGTATTGCCAGATGGTGAGATAGGCAAATGCACATTTTGCTATGAGAGTAGGCTAGAAGAGGGCAAAGAGCCAGCTTGTGTTAGCGTCTGCCCTACAAATGCCCTAACCTTTGGCGACGTAAATGATGAAAACTCTAAAATTTCAAAGAAACTAAAAGAGAGCAAATACTACTTGCCAAAAGCGGAGTTAAACACAAAACCTTCACTTGCAATGATCGCAAATACAAAAGGAGCACACCATGAATAA
- the nrfD gene encoding NrfD/PsrC family molybdoenzyme membrane anchor subunit — protein sequence MNNMSGSLAQYTEIYWGWPIAFYLFLAGLSAGASIVAVLISNKFGKDNYYFKAAALIAPVAIILGLALLVLDLGKPLSFYWILLLYNFDSVMSIGVALLLVYTPLSVIYAIGAFKNEIASLKISLFDALANLASKLSGLLGILLFILGIGVGAYTGFLLSAAHKIALWNTPVLPLLFLVSGLSCAGAFTLLLGVLKDEKRAQNQTAHFLLKFDFLAIIVEFLLIVALFMVVKGASASGAQSVANALSANSLGLMFYIGVIGLGMAVPIILDLSVLKVHDFKREFAVLNAILVICGVFLLRYYIVYAGQIFI from the coding sequence ATGAATAACATGTCAGGAAGCCTAGCTCAATACACAGAAATTTACTGGGGCTGGCCGATAGCTTTTTATCTATTTTTAGCAGGACTTAGCGCAGGTGCTAGCATCGTTGCTGTGCTTATCTCAAATAAATTTGGCAAGGACAACTACTACTTTAAAGCAGCCGCTCTTATCGCTCCAGTGGCAATCATCCTTGGACTTGCTCTTTTGGTGCTTGATCTTGGCAAGCCGCTTAGCTTTTACTGGATACTCTTGCTTTACAACTTTGACTCAGTTATGTCAATAGGCGTTGCGCTGCTTCTAGTTTATACGCCTCTTAGCGTTATATACGCGATTGGTGCGTTTAAAAACGAGATCGCGTCACTTAAAATTTCACTTTTTGACGCGCTTGCAAATTTAGCTAGCAAGCTTTCAGGTTTGCTTGGAATTTTACTTTTCATCCTTGGCATCGGCGTTGGCGCATATACTGGCTTTTTGCTAAGCGCAGCTCACAAGATCGCACTTTGGAACACGCCTGTTTTGCCACTATTATTCTTAGTTTCTGGCTTAAGCTGTGCTGGTGCTTTTACGCTGCTTCTTGGCGTGCTAAAAGATGAAAAGAGAGCGCAAAACCAAACTGCACACTTTTTATTAAAATTTGACTTTTTAGCGATAATAGTCGAGTTTTTGCTGATAGTCGCTCTTTTCATGGTTGTAAAAGGTGCAAGTGCAAGTGGTGCGCAGAGCGTAGCAAACGCACTTAGCGCAAATTCACTTGGGCTGATGTTTTATATCGGTGTCATAGGTCTTGGTATGGCTGTGCCTATCATTTTAGACTTAAGCGTTTTAAAGGTGCATGATTTCAAACGCGAATTTGCCGTGCTAAACGCTATTTTAGTCATTTGTGGTGTCTTTTTGCTAAGATATTACATAGTCTATGCAGGACAAATTTTTATTTAA
- a CDS encoding sensor histidine kinase — translation MHKSFKIQIIATFVIMSLFCFQSFVILNLSQKNSSSKALFGAMKHETIIKNSFLKNENIASSLKYKFAIYDVNFKPVISTLSKEPSSFKFVTLEEGGYLFYKSFFIKDKTPYYIVVEKELDNKKNIFLTAIMLLVILVAVLFIVYFLYLSSVKPYKEFQKYMNNFFNDAMHELKTPLGVAGMNLEMLGLENKYITRIKNALKQMQITYEDVEFFIKRGYIKFPNERLNLGEYVKERVKFLSSVADVKSIEIKTNLASEAFTMLSKVEAQRIIDNTITNAIKYSPKESEIIVNLELEADRINLSVQDFGKGIKDVKRVWKRYVREDEIQGGFGLGLNIVSEICQKHEILYGVDSVYNEGSTFYYKFKRA, via the coding sequence ATGCACAAGAGCTTTAAGATCCAGATCATAGCGACATTTGTCATAATGTCGCTCTTTTGCTTTCAAAGCTTTGTGATCTTAAATTTAAGTCAGAAAAATAGCAGCTCAAAGGCTCTCTTTGGCGCTATGAAGCATGAAACCATCATTAAAAATTCATTTCTCAAAAATGAAAATATAGCTAGCTCACTAAAATATAAATTTGCGATTTATGACGTCAATTTTAAACCAGTCATCTCAACGCTTAGCAAAGAGCCAAGTAGCTTTAAATTTGTAACGCTAGAAGAGGGCGGATATCTCTTTTACAAGAGCTTTTTTATAAAAGATAAGACCCCTTACTACATCGTCGTAGAAAAGGAGCTTGATAACAAAAAGAACATCTTTTTAACAGCCATCATGCTGCTTGTCATCCTTGTGGCAGTGCTTTTTATCGTCTATTTTTTATATTTAAGCAGCGTAAAGCCTTATAAAGAGTTTCAAAAGTATATGAACAACTTCTTTAACGACGCTATGCACGAGCTAAAGACCCCACTTGGCGTAGCTGGCATGAACCTTGAGATGCTAGGGCTTGAAAACAAGTATATAACACGCATCAAAAATGCCCTAAAACAGATGCAAATAACCTACGAAGATGTCGAGTTTTTTATAAAGCGTGGCTATATCAAATTTCCAAATGAACGGCTAAATTTAGGCGAGTATGTTAAAGAGCGAGTGAAATTTCTCTCAAGCGTGGCTGATGTCAAGAGTATCGAGATAAAGACAAATTTAGCAAGTGAGGCATTTACTATGCTAAGCAAGGTAGAAGCTCAGCGCATCATCGATAACACCATCACAAACGCCATAAAATACAGCCCAAAAGAGAGCGAGATAATAGTAAATTTAGAGCTTGAAGCAGATCGCATAAATCTTAGCGTGCAGGACTTTGGCAAGGGGATAAAGGACGTCAAAAGGGTCTGGAAAAGATACGTCAGAGAGGATGAAATCCAAGGTGGCTTTGGTCTTGGGCTAAATATCGTCAGTGAAATTTGCCAAAAACATGAAATTTTATACGGCGTTGATAGCGTTTATAATGAAGGCAGCACCTTTTACTATAAATTTAAACGAGCTTAG
- a CDS encoding cytochrome C, which yields MGEPHLCPKCKQRTIYFDGICYECRQKEKLEFYEGLSEDEIKKRQKDILARIDELYKYDEIYSDLTYIFYLHGICDEQIIEEVTKNSGYYPPEIYKKASIKIRDELINSLKGAQNTVKTNHILCALAWQGDEVVRELFFKLYKAPKPWRAKLHVDMDGYAQVAGWSFDGSGKRRSLVFDKCFTCEPSQSAEASVKFKAANDEKCKFCNGEMLEFTIKKESLKLLGLELKNDAVLKFCPTCVGFVQYFCQNDGNSVQTEVVGEGESEDYVREAVAVLDGQNFELASEVCAHYSYIIDSEILLGGYPQWQQDAEYLACPKCGQRMKYLAQIPFGALIDGEGTIYMQICDECEVVGANFQCT from the coding sequence ATGGGCGAGCCACATCTTTGTCCTAAGTGCAAGCAAAGGACGATTTACTTTGACGGGATCTGCTATGAGTGCAGGCAAAAAGAGAAGCTGGAGTTTTACGAGGGCTTAAGCGAAGATGAGATCAAAAAGAGGCAGAAAGATATCCTCGCTCGCATTGACGAGCTATATAAATATGATGAAATTTACAGCGACCTCACATATATTTTTTATCTGCATGGTATTTGCGACGAGCAGATCATCGAAGAAGTGACAAAAAACAGCGGGTACTACCCACCTGAAATTTACAAAAAGGCTTCAATAAAGATCAGAGATGAGCTTATAAATAGCCTAAAGGGCGCCCAAAACACTGTAAAAACAAATCACATCCTTTGTGCGCTTGCGTGGCAGGGTGATGAGGTGGTGAGGGAGCTATTTTTTAAGCTTTATAAAGCGCCAAAGCCTTGGAGGGCAAAGCTTCACGTTGATATGGATGGATATGCGCAGGTTGCAGGCTGGAGCTTTGATGGCAGTGGCAAGAGAAGAAGCCTAGTTTTTGATAAGTGCTTTACCTGCGAGCCAAGCCAAAGCGCAGAGGCAAGCGTTAAATTTAAAGCAGCAAATGATGAAAAATGTAAATTTTGTAACGGCGAGATGCTGGAATTTACAATCAAAAAAGAGAGCCTAAAGCTACTTGGGCTAGAGCTTAAAAATGACGCTGTGCTTAAATTTTGCCCGACATGCGTTGGCTTTGTGCAGTACTTTTGCCAAAATGACGGCAATAGCGTGCAAACTGAGGTAGTAGGCGAGGGTGAGAGCGAAGACTATGTAAGAGAGGCTGTGGCGGTGCTTGATGGGCAAAATTTCGAGCTCGCCAGCGAGGTTTGCGCTCATTACTCATATATAATAGATAGTGAAATTTTACTTGGCGGATATCCGCAGTGGCAGCAAGATGCTGAGTATCTAGCCTGCCCAAAATGCGGTCAAAGGATGAAATATCTAGCGCAAATTCCTTTTGGTGCTTTGATAGACGGCGAGGGCACGATCTATATGCAAATTTGTGATGAGTGTGAGGTTGTCGGAGCAAATTTTCAGTGCACGTAA
- a CDS encoding response regulator transcription factor — MKILLLEDDLGFQESVCEFLQTLGYEVTAVSDGQEACDLIEKNFYHLFILDIKVPGVNGHEVIKYIRSLNPNAPIMITTSLVDIDDMAIGYELGCNEYLKKPFELAELKFRVAELMRKYYGTDDKNIVKINNEFSFNLNKRVLLKDGKMVDLSAKEVALVECLVSHLNSYVSMEELRDLVWNDKEIEGADIRMHVLKIRNKTNNNFIISKRRIGYKIDAQEL; from the coding sequence TTGAAGATTTTGCTTTTAGAAGATGATTTGGGGTTTCAAGAGAGCGTCTGTGAGTTTTTGCAGACGCTTGGTTATGAAGTTACAGCGGTGAGCGACGGTCAAGAGGCTTGCGACCTGATAGAAAAAAATTTCTATCACCTTTTTATACTTGACATAAAAGTGCCTGGAGTAAATGGTCACGAGGTCATCAAGTATATAAGAAGTCTAAATCCAAACGCTCCTATCATGATAACGACATCTTTAGTTGATATAGATGATATGGCGATTGGCTACGAGCTTGGCTGTAACGAGTATCTAAAAAAGCCATTTGAGCTAGCTGAGCTTAAATTTAGAGTTGCTGAGCTTATGAGAAAGTACTATGGCACTGATGATAAAAACATAGTAAAGATAAATAACGAGTTTAGCTTCAACCTAAATAAACGCGTGCTACTTAAAGATGGCAAGATGGTCGATCTTAGCGCAAAAGAGGTCGCTTTGGTCGAGTGTTTGGTCTCACATCTAAATTCTTACGTCAGTATGGAGGAGCTTAGAGATCTTGTCTGGAACGACAAAGAGATCGAGGGCGCTGATATAAGGATGCACGTTTTAAAGATAAGAAACAAGACAAACAATAACTTTATCATCTCAAAGAGGCGCATAGGCTACAAGATAGATGCACAAGAGCTTTAA